The DNA region GCTTGTGTTGATCGTGTAGAAACTGCATGTTACTGCTAAATTCAGTGAAGGATGACAATTTTACAGCAAATATTACTAGAGAAAATTCCTTATTTGACACTGGCAAAGTTACGTATTCCTTCCTTGGACTAACTAATTTTGTACTCCAAAGTTTTGTCACGACGGAAGGCATGATTAGCTTTTGCAGAAACTAGTTCTACTGCTGGTATTTGTAGCTCAGTAAGCTTTCTTGCTCATTTGTTATCCAAACACTAAACCCGCTGTCACAGACTCGTTTTTCATGAGAAATCAAGACAGTTACTATTGGCTACGGGCTATCCCTCCTTCGCACCGACCTCCCTCCTCGCATAGATAGCCCGCCACTCTAACAGCCGATGCGTTCACGAGACCACCTGCTAGCGTTTTAGTATTGGATTATCCTCTGGGTGAGTGAACTGATCCATGCGCCGCCCTACTGTTCAACGGAATGCTAAGAGAAACGGGTGAGAACTCAAATTCAGACTTTCAGAGCAAGATGCAGACATTAAAACTCATGTTCCTCGATACCAGCAAGATGCATGTCATACAAACTGACATCAGAACATTATCATGAGTAGAACAAGGTCGTTTGATTTTGATTCCTCATCACAAGATACAAAGAAAAGAGTGCTTCCTAAGCTATACTTCTATCAGCTTCCATTCACACGCAATATTTAAGCCTCTTTAGGGCCGGCACAACAAAAGATATTCAGCGTAGTACACATGAAATTTAACAGGTTGTCATCGGAGCACCAGATAACAGGCAAGACAACAACAGCGAAATATAACTTCGTGCTGGTTATAACCCTATTCAGAACCAAGGGCTTGTCATCAGGATTGTGATCGAATATTCGTGCGACAGTATGGGCAATCTGCACATTTACGCACCCATGGCTCCAAGCATGTCGAGTGGAACCTGTGACCGCAGCGCAGCTTTATCAGCTCATCTCCATCATAGAATCCATCGAGGCAAATGGAACACTCCGGCGAGGGCTCCCTGTTGTCATCTTTGCTAGTCTCAAAAATCTCAATCTGTAGCCGCAGGAAAGCCGCCTTGCTAAGTCCGGACGATCTGTGTAAGTTAGAGGAACTGATGGTTGGCCTTTCTTCATCTGATTCACTGCTTGGGTGGAACGATGATGAGTTGGGGCCATTTGGCTGATGCCGTGTTTCCCTGTTTCTGAAATCAATGATTCTAAACACATCGCTAGCTGAAAATTCATCTAACGAGATAGATGGCCTGGAGGCAGATGAACCGAGAGAAATGCCTCTTAGTCTCTCCAGGACACGTGCTTGCGCTTGCAGTACAGCACCTGGAAGCCGTTCATTTGTCCTGAACATCAGCCTATCAAGTCTGTTCCTCCGTGCTGCAGAATCCCCAATGTTATTATTGTCTAGGTATGATAAGATCTGGTCCTGTAGAGAGCAAGAGAGAGAAAGATTATCATTCAATGTCGCATCACAAACAATAACACAATTTCTTAAATGAAGTTGGTTAGATAACCAAAGGAAAATGAATTGCATCATTTGGCCATCCTTTGAAGCTTCCCTAAGAAAATATATGATAGTCCAATTTACATGACAGAGAAATCAAAAGTTGCTCGATAGATGAAGTGGCTTAGAATTCTAGTGTCAGGCTAGAATATAGTTCTAATTGTACATTCCAAGCTAGCACATGGCCAGGTGAGGCAATTGTTGTATTCACGGTGTTGAAAGAAAAATGTCATAACAAGACATTACTGTTTCATAGATCAAGCATTGCCAAAAATAATGCTGACCTATGTTGCTTAAGCAAACAGCAAATGCCTACTTTCCACAAAGTATATCCACAGCTAACAATGCAAAGGTGTGGGTCAAGACCATAAGCAATGAGGCAAACCACCTCTACTACATGGCACATACACCAATACAGTGAGCTAGGCTCATTTCAATTCTTTTACAGCATGGTGGTGCCAGTGGGACCATGAAAAGCCAAACCAAAACGATTCAGAATCTGATATAGGATTACTTTCCATATGCTCACCAATTGGAGGAGTAAATTTAACCACAGTAATAAGTGCAGGTGTGCAATCCTTACAGGTCCCCCATTTC from Panicum hallii strain FIL2 chromosome 9, PHallii_v3.1, whole genome shotgun sequence includes:
- the LOC112874852 gene encoding probable E3 ubiquitin-protein ligase RHY1A: MTSASELFTARRAARGARLADPDPEPDPYADALRDPHGLAARRRRRGCRPRRQLDAAGDVRQHLHTGAPPPRRRGSYTDQILSYLDNNNIGDSAARRNRLDRLMFRTNERLPGAVLQAQARVLERLRGISLGSSASRPSISLDEFSASDVFRIIDFRNRETRHQPNGPNSSSFHPSSESDEERPTISSSNLHRSSGLSKAAFLRLQIEIFETSKDDNREPSPECSICLDGFYDGDELIKLRCGHRFHSTCLEPWVRKCADCPYCRTNIRSQS